A stretch of Desulfobacter hydrogenophilus DNA encodes these proteins:
- a CDS encoding DNA translocase FtsK codes for MESEVAELLDVLYVVLKTIETSVDEVFPDLSHDVREKFLDIQLKFDSVSKLFSYQQFNGRDYSRAVNIVKDRGYASISELSRELGIIYKESVEMIDEMERQGIVKTLDQETPVKGIRTYNYGYHQNE; via the coding sequence ATGGAATCTGAAGTCGCTGAACTCTTGGATGTTCTTTATGTCGTTTTAAAGACTATTGAAACGTCAGTTGATGAAGTCTTCCCGGATCTCAGTCATGATGTCAGGGAAAAATTTTTAGATATCCAATTAAAGTTTGATAGTGTCTCTAAATTGTTCAGCTATCAACAATTTAATGGTCGGGATTATTCAAGAGCCGTGAATATAGTCAAGGATCGTGGTTATGCCTCAATTTCCGAATTATCCAGGGAACTGGGAATTATTTACAAAGAATCCGTAGAGATGATTGATGAGATGGAACGACAGGGAATTGTCAAAACTCTTGACCAAGAAACGCCCGTTAAAGGCATTAGAACTTATAATTATGGTTATCACCAAAACGAATAG
- the xseB gene encoding exodeoxyribonuclease VII small subunit, which produces MAKKTFESALKQLESIVKEMESGDLTLEKAVKKYEDGIANTRFCLDILDKTEQKITQLTMDSDGKPNVSDFKEDQ; this is translated from the coding sequence ATGGCAAAGAAAACCTTTGAGTCAGCACTAAAACAGCTTGAAAGCATTGTCAAAGAAATGGAATCCGGTGATTTGACATTGGAAAAGGCAGTCAAAAAATACGAAGACGGGATTGCCAATACCCGTTTCTGCCTTGATATTTTAGATAAAACCGAACAAAAAATTACCCAATTGACCATGGATTCTGACGGCAAGCCCAATGTATCAGATTTTAAGGAAGACCAATGA
- a CDS encoding tyrosine recombinase XerC, with protein MILDDYLIILEAEKGYSAHTLRAYFTDIKSFTFFYLDTCNCRDENWQQTFEKMVQQVDKTIVRRYLAAQTDLKKSKRTLSRRLSALKSFFDYLVRSGMISLNPADAIPFPKLEKTLPKAMDIDDIFRLLDTMKRDTWMDRRNLAMFETFYSTGMRIGELHMLNTQDIDFNAGLIRILGKGNKTRIIPVGKRSLDAIQTYRADLKENFSAVFLNKNLGRLGRRSIRRIFDKVVLECGLGLKISPHTLRHTFATHMLDSGADLRGIQEILGHASLSTTQVYTYVSMDRLMAVYDKAHPRR; from the coding sequence ATGATTCTTGATGACTATCTGATTATTCTGGAAGCTGAAAAAGGGTATTCTGCCCATACGCTTCGTGCCTATTTTACGGATATAAAGAGCTTTACCTTTTTCTATCTGGATACCTGCAACTGCAGGGATGAAAACTGGCAACAGACCTTTGAAAAAATGGTCCAACAGGTAGACAAGACGATCGTGCGCAGATATCTTGCAGCCCAGACTGACTTGAAAAAAAGTAAAAGAACCCTTTCAAGGCGTCTATCAGCATTAAAATCTTTTTTTGATTACCTGGTCAGATCCGGGATGATCTCGTTAAATCCTGCTGATGCCATTCCTTTTCCAAAACTGGAAAAAACCCTTCCCAAAGCCATGGATATTGATGATATTTTCAGGCTGTTGGACACCATGAAAAGAGATACATGGATGGACAGACGCAATCTTGCCATGTTTGAGACCTTTTATTCCACGGGCATGCGAATCGGTGAGCTTCACATGCTTAATACCCAGGATATTGATTTTAATGCCGGGCTTATCCGGATTCTGGGCAAGGGAAACAAGACGCGCATCATACCCGTGGGCAAACGCTCCCTTGATGCCATCCAAACTTATCGGGCAGATCTCAAGGAAAATTTTTCTGCCGTATTCTTAAATAAAAATCTTGGAAGGCTTGGCAGGCGGTCCATTCGACGTATTTTTGATAAGGTGGTCTTGGAATGCGGTTTAGGCTTGAAAATATCACCCCACACCCTGCGGCATACCTTTGCCACTCATATGCTGGATTCCGGTGCAGATCTTCGAGGTATTCAGGAAATATTGGGCCATGCCAGCCTGTCTACAACCCAGGTGTATACTTATGTGAGCATGGATCGCCTGATGGCGGTGTACGACAAAGCCCATCCACGAAGATAA
- the xseA gene encoding exodeoxyribonuclease VII large subunit codes for MIPQKNNKVYTVGSLTRQIKKLLEDQYPFLWITGEISNFSTPASGHSYFSLKDEAAVISCVIFKGQKRHLKFTPENGMKVKGMARLSLYEPRGAYQLIFEHMEPEGTGALQQAFEQLKAKLAAMGWFDTAHKKEIPFLPSGIHVITSGTGAAVRDIIQVAKQRCSSVPLEIIPVKVQGDTAEFEIARAIELANSVKTCDLIIIARGGGSLEDLWAFNTQTVAKAVFESEIPVISGVGHEIDFTIADFVVDLRAPTPSAAAQMALPDQTAIVHQILGLQNELNNKIERRILQLRERINDLYSRLKSPARVVDDFRFRLEDLQSRLFSLVKNRITYQRERTQWLNRALAGTLPCIPTYIKDVKDLQANLDFFFHAYLKQCKDRVNKQHVQLEALNPSAVLKRGYSITRSHAGGHVVMDADTLNSDDDIEIILSKGRLDARVVKTYGKENL; via the coding sequence ATGATACCACAGAAAAATAATAAAGTTTACACCGTAGGCTCCCTGACAAGACAGATTAAAAAGCTGCTTGAAGATCAGTATCCTTTTTTATGGATCACAGGTGAAATTTCAAATTTTTCAACGCCTGCTTCAGGTCATTCCTATTTTTCATTAAAAGATGAAGCTGCCGTAATTTCCTGCGTGATTTTTAAAGGACAGAAACGCCATTTAAAATTCACCCCTGAAAACGGAATGAAAGTCAAAGGCATGGCCCGCCTCTCCCTTTACGAGCCCCGGGGAGCCTACCAGCTTATTTTTGAGCATATGGAACCCGAAGGTACCGGCGCACTTCAACAGGCCTTTGAACAGCTTAAGGCCAAACTGGCTGCCATGGGCTGGTTTGATACGGCGCACAAAAAAGAAATACCTTTTTTGCCGTCGGGCATCCATGTGATCACCTCGGGCACGGGTGCTGCGGTTCGTGACATTATTCAAGTGGCCAAACAACGCTGTTCAAGCGTTCCCCTTGAAATTATTCCCGTCAAGGTACAAGGAGACACGGCAGAATTTGAGATTGCCCGGGCCATTGAACTTGCCAATTCGGTCAAAACCTGTGACCTGATTATCATTGCCAGGGGCGGCGGATCTTTAGAGGATTTATGGGCATTTAACACCCAAACCGTGGCCAAGGCCGTTTTTGAATCTGAAATCCCCGTCATTTCGGGCGTTGGTCATGAAATTGATTTCACCATTGCCGATTTTGTCGTCGATCTTCGGGCCCCTACCCCATCGGCTGCGGCCCAGATGGCCTTGCCTGACCAGACGGCTATTGTTCATCAAATTCTTGGATTGCAAAATGAGTTAAACAATAAAATTGAGCGTCGTATCCTTCAACTACGAGAACGTATAAACGATTTATACAGTCGGCTTAAAAGTCCGGCCAGGGTTGTGGATGATTTCAGGTTCCGCCTCGAGGATCTCCAATCCAGATTATTTTCTCTGGTCAAAAATCGTATTACTTACCAGCGCGAGAGAACCCAATGGCTTAACAGAGCGCTTGCAGGCACCCTACCCTGCATTCCGACATATATAAAGGATGTTAAGGATCTTCAGGCAAATCTGGATTTTTTTTTTCATGCTTACCTGAAGCAATGCAAAGATCGGGTAAATAAACAACATGTCCAGCTTGAGGCCTTAAACCCGTCAGCGGTGTTAAAGCGCGGTTACAGCATCACCCGCAGTCATGCTGGCGGTCATGTTGTAATGGATGCTGACACGCTTAATTCAGACGATGACATTGAAATTATTTTATCTAAAGGACGCCTGGATGCCCGGGTTGTAAAAACATATGGCAAAGAAAACCTTTGA
- a CDS encoding polyprenyl synthetase family protein: MSTFDLSGYLLRNRKLIDEALINVFDELDPQRELVQAMMHSLMAGGKRVRPALALATAHALGADPLIALPASCAIEMIHTYSLIHDDLPGMDDDDLRRGVPTCHKQFSEATAILAGDGLLTHAFHILAAPGSCFKVFPDAETRLILVKKISAAAGINGMVEGQMLDMQAEKKPEDLPADSADALAHLKKIHRHKTGAMIEVSVASGAISAGANKEALNALGTYAQNIGLAFQVMDDILNVEGDPKVMGKAVGTDALHDKMTFPALLGLEGSKDFSKQLVANALAALDSYKEKEFKEKSEPLRAIAGYIINRNR, translated from the coding sequence ATGAGCACCTTTGACCTTTCCGGATATTTGCTCCGGAACCGAAAGCTGATTGATGAGGCGTTGATAAACGTTTTTGATGAACTAGACCCACAGCGCGAGCTTGTGCAGGCCATGATGCACTCTTTGATGGCCGGGGGCAAACGGGTCCGCCCTGCCCTGGCGCTGGCAACGGCCCATGCCTTAGGAGCAGATCCACTCATCGCCCTACCCGCTTCCTGTGCCATTGAAATGATTCATACCTATTCTTTGATCCATGATGATCTGCCGGGCATGGATGATGATGATTTGCGCAGAGGCGTTCCGACCTGTCATAAACAATTTTCCGAGGCCACTGCCATTCTGGCCGGAGACGGACTTTTAACCCATGCCTTTCATATTCTTGCGGCACCCGGGTCCTGTTTCAAGGTTTTCCCCGATGCCGAAACCCGGTTGATTCTGGTGAAAAAAATATCTGCAGCCGCCGGTATAAACGGCATGGTGGAAGGCCAGATGCTTGATATGCAGGCTGAAAAGAAGCCGGAGGATCTTCCTGCGGACAGCGCCGATGCGCTTGCCCATTTAAAGAAAATCCACCGGCATAAAACCGGGGCCATGATAGAAGTCAGTGTTGCGTCAGGGGCCATCAGTGCCGGTGCCAATAAGGAAGCGTTAAACGCTTTGGGTACCTATGCGCAAAATATCGGGCTTGCTTTTCAGGTCATGGATGACATCCTGAATGTGGAGGGTGACCCCAAGGTCATGGGCAAGGCCGTGGGGACCGATGCCCTGCACGACAAAATGACCTTTCCTGCCCTTTTGGGCCTGGAAGGTTCAAAAGATTTTTCAAAGCAGCTTGTGGCCAATGCTTTGGCGGCTTTGGACAGTTACAAGGAAAAGGAATTTAAAGAAAAAAGCGAGCCGTTGCGCGCCATTGCCGGTTACATTATTAACAGGAACCGATGA